From a region of the Epinephelus fuscoguttatus linkage group LG21, E.fuscoguttatus.final_Chr_v1 genome:
- the amer2 gene encoding APC membrane recruitment protein 2 → MEVQSECVEPPVAPQCDPQPTGKINKAAFKLFGKRRTGSGMASFFSFRNKGATNSGNNGNSDNGNSLNGNSSAASVELVRSKTHDGLTSSNNDADGQRGEGLASLEAGPVRSLSKSLSFFSLLRRGSFRSSENGGAGLVRRGRGLKGFFSSMRWRRKEKTNEADGEEVERKTEKDGNTADSEKVKDITLTLEPPPHHHQVDCGNAEAEPNVETPTTSVTMTPPHCVTMPGPSGESDSPFPYTPTDSPLRPPIQKAKASISSLTPSLATPPLDRCSTGDPPSEPSVDRLCSLLFTDVTSLKSFDSLTGCGDIIADADEEGPAGNGGSGTSSSSSGGGGGSVGASVGRAVGITSVTSRGSPTKPSLPSQLTQPMFSVSASSVPSSLPARARAPPPPQQHPPGSGVVAYMGGGEEMASPEGVDDADMQGLWHMLPSTGDNSPALPRSHQPSSTTPTSTYPPRATSNPASSHLPSAHSRSADRKVPQVKALGLSKIPVVGAAGGRAAKPPLPHTHGRHPTSPGEKEPLSDEGYWDTPSATPTATPDETGLQRNQKMALSRDSCSGDHLYDLYNDPEEEGGNEQQEDDEDLKSTPSPSTEYKLSPTSHTTPLSSSSSSSFQSMKGSTSLPRESKIPVSSRQTPPPHSVSQSALSSVLEAESPPPKTQAPPPARTRIPVSKVPVRRSGNKPGSTTRGTAHKK, encoded by the coding sequence ATGGAGGTGCAGTCGGAGTGCGTGGAGCCTCCTGTGGCCCCTCAGTGTGACCCCCAGCCCACGGGGAAGATCAACAAAGCTGCCTTCAAACTCTTCGGAAAGCGGCGCACCGGCTCCGGGATGGCCAgcttcttctccttcaggaACAAAGGGGCTACAAACAGCGGGAACAACGGGAATTCTGACAATGGGAATTCTTTGAATGGAAACAGCTCGGCGGCATCAGTGGAGCTGGTTAGGAGCAAAACCCACGATGGACTAACGAGCTCTAACAACGATGCTGatggacagagaggggaggggctTGCTAGCCTGGAGGCGGGGCCGGTCAGGTCCCTCAGCAAATcgttgagttttttttctttactccgACGTGGGAGTTTTCGGTCGAGTGAAAATGGAGGGGCAGGGCTTGTCAGAAGAGGGAGGGGTCTAAAGGGCTTTTTTAGCAGCATGCGATGGAGAcgcaaggaaaaaacaaacgaAGCAGATGGGGAAGAGGTGGAGCGGAAGACAGAGAAGGATGGGAATACTGCCGACTCTGAAAAGGTAAAGGATATTACTCTCACCCTTGAACCGCCTCCACATCATCACCAAGTGGATTGTGGGAATGCAGAAGCAGAACCTAACGTAGAGACTCCCACCACTAGTGTTACCATGACACCCCCACACTGTGTTACCATGCCAGGGCCATCTGGCGAGTCAGACTCCCCCTTTCCTTACACACCCACTGACTCGCCACTGCGCCCTCCAATCCAAAAAGCCAAAGCCTCAATTTCCAGCCTCACCCCCTCCCTCGCTACACCCCCTTTGGATCGCTGCAGCACGGGCGACCCACCCTCAGAACCCTCAGTGGACcgcctctgctctctcctcttcacCGACGTCACGTCCCTCAAGAGCTTTGATTCACTGACAGGCTGTGGGGACATTATTGCTGACGCAGACGAGGAGGGGCCGGCGGGTAACGGGGGCAGtggcaccagcagcagcagcagtgggggaggaggggggagtgtGGGAGCAAGCGTTGGGAGAGCTGTTGGCATTACCAGTGTCACGTCTCGTGGCTCCCCAACCAAACCCTCTCTACCTTCGCAGCTGACCCAGCCCATGTTCTCTGTTTCCGCAAGCTCAGTGCCTTCTTCCCTTCCAGCCCGGGCCCGGGCGCCGCCTCCACCACAGCAGCACCCACCCGGTAGCGGTGTGGTGGCCTACATGGGTGGAGGGGAAGAAATGGCAAGTCCAGAAGGAGTAGACGATGCAGACATGCAGGGGCTCTGGCACATGCTGCCCTCCACAGGTGACAACTCCCCTGCTTTGCCGCGATCACACCAACCTTCCTCCACTACACCAACTTCCACTTATCCCCCTCGTGCCACCTCCAACCCTGCCAGCAGCCACCTGCCCTCGGCCCACAGCAGGAGCGCAGACCGAAAGGTTCCCCAGGTGAAGGCTCTGGGGCTTAGCAAGATTCCAGTAGTTGGTGCAGCGGGAGGCCGGGCAGCTAAACCccccctccctcacacacatggCCGTCATCCCACGTCACCTGGTGAAAAAGAGCCACTTAGCGATGAGGGTTACTGGGACACACCCTCAGCAACACCCACTGCAACACCTGATGAGACCGGGCTACAGCGTAACCAGAAGATGGCCCTATCACGCGACAGTTGCTCTGGAGACCACCTGTACGACCTTTACAACGACcctgaggaggaaggagggaatgAACAGCAGGAGGATGATGAAGATTTAAAGAGCACTCCCTCTCCATCCACTGAATACAAACTGAGCCCCACTTCCCATAcaactcctctgtcctcctcctcctcttcctccttccaaTCTATGAAAGGCAGCACCAGCCTTCCTCGGGAATCCAAGATCCCAGTGAGCAGCAGACAAACCCCACCTCCCCACTCAGTAAGCCAGTCAGCCCTTTCGTCTGTTCTGGAGGCTGAATCCCCTCCGCCAAAGACCCAGGCACCTCCCCCGGCCCGCACCAGAATCCCTGTATCCAAGGTGCCCGTCCGTCGTTCTGGAAACAAACCTGGCAGCACAACCAGAGGAACTGCCCACAAGAAGTAG